Part of the Aquabacterium sp. NJ1 genome, TGCCGTCCGGTTTGCTGGCGTCAAACGTCAAGTTGCCCTTGAAGCCGACGATGTCCACCACCGTTTCGGCCAGTTCGCGGATGGTCACGTCCGTGCCGGTGCCGATGTTGACCAGCGGCCCGCAGTATCCCTGTTCCATCAGGAAGACGCAGGCGTCGGCCAGGTCGTCCGCGTACAGGAATTCGCGCATGGGCGTGCCGGTGCCCCACACCACCAGGGCGGTGTCACCCCGTTGCTTGGCTTCGTGGGCCTTGCGGATCAGGGCCGGCAGCACGTGGCTGTTGTTGAGGTCGTAGTTGTCGTTGGGGCCGTACAGATTGGTGGGCATCACGCTGATGTACTGGCGGCCGTACTGGGCGTTGTACGCGTCGCACATCTTGATGCCCGCGATCTTGGCGATCGCGTAGGGCTCGTTGGTGGGTTCCAGCAGGCCGGTGAGCAGCGCGTCTTCGTGCATGGGCTGGGGTGCCATCTTGGGGTAGATGCAGCTGGAGCCCAGGAACATCAGCTGCTGCACACCGGCTTGGTGGGCGCCGTGGATCAGGTTGGCTTCGATCATCAGGTTCTGATAGATGAAGTCGGCCCGGTACACATTGTTGGCCTGGATGCCGCCCACTTTGGCTGCCGCGATGTAGAGGTAATCGGGCTTTTCAGCTTGCAGGAATTCGTGCACGGCGCGCTGGTCGAGCAGGTCGAGTTCACTGCGGCTGCGCGTGATCACGCGGGTGTAGCCAGCCGCCTGCAGGCGCCGCACGATGGCGGAACCCACCATGCCGCGGTGCCCGGCCACGAAGATTTTCGCGTTCTTGTCCATGTCGGTGCTTGCCTGGCTCACTCGTGGTGGTCGTAGGCCTGGAAACCAGCCAGCTTGACCAGGCTGTCGCGCTTGGCCGCCGAGTAGTCGCTCAGCACCATTTCCTTGACCAGCTCGCCCAGCGAGATCTTGGGCGTCCAGCCCAGCTTCTGCTTGGCCTTGGTGGGGTCACCCAGCAGGGTTTCGACTTCGGTGGGGCGGTAGTAGCGCGGGTCGACCTTGACGATCACGTCACCCACCTTGCACTTGGCCAGCATCTCACCGTTGACGGGCTCGACCTTGATCACCTTGGCCACTTCGGCCTCGCCTTCGCCCTCGAACGCCAGCGTGATCCCCAGCTCCTTGGCCGAGAACTCCACGAACTGGCGCACGCTGTACTGCACGCCCGTGGCGATCACGAAGTCCTCGGCGTGGTCCTGCTGCAGCATCAGCCACTGCATTTCCACGTAGTCCTTGGCGTGGCCCCAGTCGCGCAGCGCGCTCATGTTGCCCAGGTACAGGCAGTCCTGCAGGCCCAGCGCGATGCGGCTGATGGCACGCGTGATCTTGCGGGTCACGAAGGTTTCGCCGCGCACCGGGCTTTCGTGGTTGAACAGCACGCCGTTGCAGGCGTACATGCCATAGGCCTCGCGGTAGTTCACCGTGATCCAGTAGGCGTACAGCTTGGCCACCGCATACGGGCTGCGGGGGTAGAAGGGCGTGGTTTCCTTCTGGGGGATCTCTTGCACCAGGCCGTACAGTTCGGAGGTGGAGGCCTGGTAGAAGCGGGTTTTCTTCTCCAGCCCCAGGATGCGGATGGCCTCGAGCAGGCGCAGCGCGCCGATGCCGTCGGCGTTGGCGGTGTACTCGGGCTCTTCGAAGCTCACGCCCACGTGGCTTTGCGCGGCCAGGTTGTAGATCTCGTCGGGCTGGACCTTCTGGACGATGCGCACCAGGCTGGTCGAATCCGTCAGGTCGCCGTAGTGCAGCACGAAATTGCGGTTGCTGACGTGCGGGTCCTGGTACAGGTGGTCGATGCGGTCGGTATTGAACAGGCTGGAGCGACGCTTGATGCCGTGGACCTCATAGCCCTTTTTCAGCAGAAATTCGGCCAGATAGGACCCGTCTTGGCCCGTGACACCGGTGATCAGGGCGACTTTTTTGCTCATATGCGTAACTCCGAAAAGCAGAGGCTCCTCTGCATGCGGGAAAGGAAAGGGGGTCAGCAATGTAAACAGATTTTCATGACGACACATCAAGTGCGCGGTCGCTGGCCTGACTTGACGATGGGGCCTGTGTGACGGGCCGATTCTCATTCTTTACTGAGGTCATCGCACAGGAAGTGTTGCGAAAAATCTAATTATGGCAATTGCTGGGCTCCGTGGTAGCGCCTGGGGGTACCAGGTCCGGGCGGTCAATTGGTTTGTGCAAGAATCCGGCGCGCAGCGGTCAGGGGTGGCGGCGCATCATTGATCGAGAGTCTGATGTGGAGAGCATTTTGAGAATCGGTGTGGATTTCCATGCTTTCGACGGCAAGTTTCAGGGGTCGCGCAGCCATCTGATCGGCTTGTATCGGGCCATGATCGAGCTGTCGCCCGATATCGAGTTTGTGTTTTTCGTGCATGACATCGAGGGCTTGCGACGCACATTGGGTTTCGATCGGCCGAACGTGTCCATGGTGCACATGGGGCACGCCAACCCCTTGGTGCGCCTGGGCTGGCAACTGCCCAGGCTGCGCAGGCGGCATCGCATCGACATCCTCCATACCCAGTACATCGTGCCGCTGTGGGGGGCTCGCGGCAATGCCGTGACCATCCACGATGTTCTGTTCGAGGACTATCCGCAGTTCTTTACGCCCGTCTTCGTGTGGCGCTCGAAGCTGCTGTTCAGGCGTTCGGCACGGACGGCGGACATCGTCATGACCGTCAGCGAATACTCCCGCGGCGAAATCGCAGCGAAATATGGCGTACCGGCCTCGCGCATTGGCTTGCTGCTCAACGCGGTCGACCAGCAGGTTTTCCATCCAGACGAAGGGAGCGATGCGGCGGTGCTCGCACGTCGTGGCTTGGCTGACGGGCGTTATTTGCTGACCGTTGGTCGCATTGAGCCCCGCAAGGATCACGCGACCCTCATGCGAGCTTATGCGCAACTCGGCGAGGACGCGCTGCCGCTGGTCATCGTAGGGCAGCGCGATTTTGGTTATGGCGCCTTCGATGCTGCACTGGCGGCCCTGCCATCTCGCGAGAAAGTGCACGTGCTGAGCGACGTGGACGACCAGGAGTTGCCGGCACTGCTGCGCCATGCGCACACCTTTGTCTATCCGTCCCTCGCAGAAGGCTTCGGGATGCCACCGCTGGAAGCCATGGCCAGTGGCGTGCCAGTGATCGTTGCTAACTCCACGGCCCTGCCCGAGGTGGTGGGAAGCGCCGGCTTGTTGTTCTCACCCGGCGACGCAAATGAACTCGCGGCCTGTCTGCGCAAACTGCTGGAGGATGCCGAGTTGCGGGCCCAACTGGTGGGCAAGGGTTTGGCTCGCGCGCGCACGTTCTCCTGGCAGGAGTCGGCGCGGGTTCTGAGGGCGGCATTTCTGCGTTGGTACCAGGCATCACAGTAGGTGAGCTGCTTACATCCATCTGGTTGACGTCAGCCAGTTTGCTGTTCAACCAATTACGCCGTGGGTTCGCCTTTAGGGTATGTGCTCATGGCTGGAGTTGCCGGTTTGCGGAACTAAAGTGTTTTGGCTGGCACTATCTCAGGCTGGGCGCACCTGCCCGGCCAACCGTATCTTTTGTCACTCATGGCTGCACTGAATAACGAACCCTTGCCGGATTGGACCCGCTGGTCCATCGGATTGCTACTGGTTGGCCTGCTGGTCTGCTATGCGCCAACCTACTACACCTTCGCCCATACCGTATGGCTGAAGGACGAAGCAGGCCATGGCCCGATGATCTTGGCTTTGTCTCTGTGGCTGATGTGGCGTGACCGCCAGAAATTTCTTGACTTGCGCTCTCAGCCCAACCCTGTCTTCGGGCTGCTGGTGCTGCTGTCGGCCGCGCTGATGTACGTGGTGGGGCGTTCGCAGGGCATCGATGCGCTTGAGGCGTTTTCGAACATCATGGCCATCATGGCCTGTCTGTTGTTGGTGAAGGGGTGGGCGGGCGTGCGTCTGTTCTGGTTCCCGTTGTTTTTCCTGATCTTCGTGATCCCGTTGCCTGGCGTGGTGGCGCAGGCGCTGACCCTGCCGTTGAAGGCCGCTGTGTC contains:
- a CDS encoding glycosyltransferase family 1 protein; translated protein: MESILRIGVDFHAFDGKFQGSRSHLIGLYRAMIELSPDIEFVFFVHDIEGLRRTLGFDRPNVSMVHMGHANPLVRLGWQLPRLRRRHRIDILHTQYIVPLWGARGNAVTIHDVLFEDYPQFFTPVFVWRSKLLFRRSARTADIVMTVSEYSRGEIAAKYGVPASRIGLLLNAVDQQVFHPDEGSDAAVLARRGLADGRYLLTVGRIEPRKDHATLMRAYAQLGEDALPLVIVGQRDFGYGAFDAALAALPSREKVHVLSDVDDQELPALLRHAHTFVYPSLAEGFGMPPLEAMASGVPVIVANSTALPEVVGSAGLLFSPGDANELAACLRKLLEDAELRAQLVGKGLARARTFSWQESARVLRAAFLRWYQASQ
- the xrtB gene encoding exosortase B: MAALNNEPLPDWTRWSIGLLLVGLLVCYAPTYYTFAHTVWLKDEAGHGPMILALSLWLMWRDRQKFLDLRSQPNPVFGLLVLLSAALMYVVGRSQGIDALEAFSNIMAIMACLLLVKGWAGVRLFWFPLFFLIFVIPLPGVVAQALTLPLKAAVSYCAEAILYAAGYPIGRSGVTLVVGPYKLLVADACSGLNSIFTLESLSLFYMKLMDYTSARRNTILAIMILPISFVSNTVRVMVLVLVTYHLGDEVGQGFVHNLAGLVLFSVALMLTYGLDRILAVFYDKHEQSSHH
- a CDS encoding GDP-L-fucose synthase; this translates as MDKNAKIFVAGHRGMVGSAIVRRLQAAGYTRVITRSRSELDLLDQRAVHEFLQAEKPDYLYIAAAKVGGIQANNVYRADFIYQNLMIEANLIHGAHQAGVQQLMFLGSSCIYPKMAPQPMHEDALLTGLLEPTNEPYAIAKIAGIKMCDAYNAQYGRQYISVMPTNLYGPNDNYDLNNSHVLPALIRKAHEAKQRGDTALVVWGTGTPMREFLYADDLADACVFLMEQGYCGPLVNIGTGTDVTIRELAETVVDIVGFKGNLTFDASKPDGTPRKLMDVSRLTSLGWRASTNLRDGIRLAYQDYLNKAA
- the gmd gene encoding GDP-mannose 4,6-dehydratase; its protein translation is MSKKVALITGVTGQDGSYLAEFLLKKGYEVHGIKRRSSLFNTDRIDHLYQDPHVSNRNFVLHYGDLTDSTSLVRIVQKVQPDEIYNLAAQSHVGVSFEEPEYTANADGIGALRLLEAIRILGLEKKTRFYQASTSELYGLVQEIPQKETTPFYPRSPYAVAKLYAYWITVNYREAYGMYACNGVLFNHESPVRGETFVTRKITRAISRIALGLQDCLYLGNMSALRDWGHAKDYVEMQWLMLQQDHAEDFVIATGVQYSVRQFVEFSAKELGITLAFEGEGEAEVAKVIKVEPVNGEMLAKCKVGDVIVKVDPRYYRPTEVETLLGDPTKAKQKLGWTPKISLGELVKEMVLSDYSAAKRDSLVKLAGFQAYDHHE